From a region of the Mercurialis annua linkage group LG1-X, ddMerAnnu1.2, whole genome shotgun sequence genome:
- the LOC126664351 gene encoding CBL-interacting serine/threonine-protein kinase 14-like, whose protein sequence is MADLYSCTNSISTIGEIPLEIINLFDKYELGKLLGCGAFAKVYHARNVRTGQSVAIKAVSKQKVIKGGYMAQVKREISIMRRLRHPNVVKLLEVLATKTKIYFVMEFAKGGELFTKLAKGRFSENLSRRYFQQLITAVGYCHARGVFHRDLKPENLLLDDNWDLKVTDFGLSAVQDQVRPDGLLHTLCGTPAYVAPEILAKKGYDGAKVDIWSCGIILYVLIAGYLPFNDTNLMGMYRKIYKGQFKCPKWTSPELRRLMSRLLDTNPATRVTIDEIVNDSWFKKDYKQTNFQLDYFESKAREEHQQNLNAFDIISFSSGVDLSSLFDESDISASGERFLSGVKAAKIIEKVEEIAGRENVKVKKSKNLGVKLEGLNGKFVMNIEIYQLTEELVVVEMKGKEVNAIAGQEIWKDKLRPQLSSLIYQPVN, encoded by the coding sequence ATGGCGGATTTATATTCTTGCACCAATTCCATATCAACCATCGGAGAAATTCCGCTggaaattatcaatttattcgaCAAATACGAACTCGGCAAGCTTCTCGGCTGCGGCGCCTTCGCCAAGGTCTACCACGCGCGGAATGTCCGTACCGGCCAGAGCGTGGCCATCAAAGCCGTCAGCAAACAGAAAGTGATTAAGGGCGGTTATATGGCGCAGGTTAAGCGGGAGATTTCTATCATGCGCCGGCTACGTCATCCTAACGTCGTTAAACTTCTAGAAGTTTTAGCGACGAAGACGAAGATTTATTTTGTCATGGAGTTCGCTAAAGGAGGCGAGCTTTTTACTAAACTCGCTAAGGGACGGTTCAGTGAGAATCTCAGCCGTCGGTATTTTCAGCAGCTGATCACAGCCGTTGGTTACTGTCACGCGAGAGGCGTGTTCCATCGTGACTTGAAGCCAGAGAATCTTTTATTAGACGACAATTGGGATTTGAAAGTCACGGATTTCGGACTCAGTGCGGTTCAGGATCAGGTCCGACCCGACGGGCTGCTCCACACTTTGTGCGGTACGCCGGCGTACGTGGCGCCGGAGATTCTCGCTAAGAAAGGCTATGACGGTGCTAAGGTGGATATCTGGTCGTGCGGTATCATTCTCTACGTTCTTATCGCCGGTTATTTGCCGTTTAACGACACTAATCTCATGGGAATGTACCGGAAAATCTACAAAGGTCAGTTTAAATGTCCGAAATGGACGTCGCCGGAGCTCCGGCGACTCATGTCACGGCTCCTTGACACGAATCCGGCGACTAGAGTCACCATTGACGAGATTGTGAACGATTCGTGGTTTAAAAAAGAttacaaacaaacaaattttcAGTTGGATTATTTCGAATCGAAGGCGCGTGAAGAACACCAACAGAATTTGAACGCGTTTGATATAATCTCATTCTCCTCCGGCGTTGATTTATCGAGTCTATTCGACGAGTCGGATATTTCCGCCAGCGGCGAGCGGTTCCTCTCCGGCGTGAAGGCGGCGAAAATAATTGAGAAGGTGGAGGAAATTGCGGGACGTGAGAATGTGAAGGTGAAAAAGAGTAAAAACTTGGGGGTAAAATTGGAGGGGTTAAATGGTAAATTTGTGATGAATATAGAAATTTACCAATTGACTGAGGAGTTAGTTGTAGTGGAAATGAAAGGGAAGGAGGTTAATGCAATTGCTGGTCAGGAAATTTGGAAAGATAAATTAAGGCCACAGCTTAGTTCTTTAATTTATCAACCAGTGAATTAA